A window of Pomacea canaliculata isolate SZHN2017 linkage group LG3, ASM307304v1, whole genome shotgun sequence contains these coding sequences:
- the LOC112560424 gene encoding ubiquitin carboxyl-terminal hydrolase-like, with amino-acid sequence MASQRWIPLESNPKVLNKYIQNLGVSNDWQFVDVYGLDDEMLMMVPGPQAAVMLLYPLTENAKTKEIGTVDSSYPSSAYYLKQTIGNACGTVALVHALANNEDKITFDETKHFRKFLNETKNATPEERAKFLENDQEMGSAHEESAQEGDTEAPSRDVSVNPHFVTFVNVDGNLYEMDGRKEAPVNHGKTSSDTLLQDTVKVVREFMARDPDEINFTLMVLAKVNE; translated from the exons ATGGCGTCACAGCGTTGGATCCCGCTTGAGTCAAATCCAAAA GTGTTAAACAAG TATATCCAGAATCTTGGAGTAAGCAACGATTGGCAGTTTGTGGATGTCTATGGATTGGATGATGAAATGCTGATGATGGTGCCAGGACCACAGGCTGCGGTCATGTTGCTGTACCCACTGACTGAAAAT gcaaaGACCAAAGAAATCGGAACAGTTGACAGTTCCTATCCATCAAGTGCTTACTATTTAAAGCAGACTATTGGCAATGCTTGTGGGACTGTGGCATTGGTGCATGCCCTTGCCAATAATGAGGACAAGATTACTTTTGATG aaacaaaacatttccgCAAGTTCCTCAACGAAACAAAGAACGCTACTCCAGAAGAGAGAGCCAAATTTCTGGAAAACGACCAG GAGATGGGATCAGCTCATGAAGAAAGTGCCCAAGAAGGAGATACTGAG GCACCTTCACGCGATGTGAGTGTAAATCCTCACTTTGTGACCTTTGTCAATGTGGATGGAAATCTTTATGAGATGG ATGGACGTAAAGAAGCTCCAGTCAACCATGGCAAGACCAGCTCCGACACTTTGCTTCAG GACACGGTCAAGGTTGTACGAGAGTTCATGGCCAGGGACCCTGATGAAATCAACTTTACTCTTATGGTTTTGGCCAAAGTGAATGAATAA